The following are from one region of the Fusarium keratoplasticum isolate Fu6.1 chromosome 4, whole genome shotgun sequence genome:
- a CDS encoding Ribosome-interacting GTPase 1, translated as MATTVDKIKEIEAEMARTQKNKATSFHLGQLKAKLAKLKRELLTPSGGGGGGGAGFDVARTGVASIGFIGFPSVGKSTLMSRLTGQHSEAAAYEFTTLTSVPGQVVYNGAPLQIIDLPGIIEGAKDGRGRGRQVIAVAKTCHLIFIVLDVNKPLTDKRVIESELEGFGIRINKEPPNITFKKKDKGGLNITSTVPLTHIDHGEIKAVMSEYRINSADITIRCDATVDDLIDVLEAKSRSYIPVVYCLNKIDSISIEELDLLYRIPNAVPISSEHGWNIDELMEAMWDKLNLVRVYTKPKGKQPDYSAPVVLRSTRCTVEDFCNAIHRSITEVFKTAIVYGKSVKHQPQRVGLGHELCDEDVVTIVKR; from the exons ATGGCTACCACAGTGGACAAG ATCAAAGAGATTGAGGCCGAA ATGGCCAGGACCcagaagaacaaggcgaCGTCGTTTCATCTGGgtcagctcaaggccaagttggcCAAACTCAAGCGCGAGCTGTTGACCCCCAGTGGCggaggcggtggaggcggcGCTGGATTCGATGTGGCCAGGACAGGTGTCGCCAGTATCGGCTTCATTGGGTTCCCCTCTGTGGGAAAGAGTACGCTCATGAGCCGACTGACGGGCCAACACTCGGAGGCGGCCGCGTACGAGTTCACCACCCTGACATCGGTGCCCGGACAGGTCGTCTATAACG GCGCCCCCTTGCAGATTATCGACCTTCCCGGAATTATCGAGGGTGCCAAGGacggtcgaggtcgaggtcgccaggtcatcgccgtcgccaaGACGTGCCATCTGATCTTCATTGTGCTCGACGTGAACAAGCCCCTGACGGACAAGCGGGTGATCGAGTCGGAGCTTGAGGGCTTCGGAATTCGCATCAACAAGGAGCCCCCAAACATCACCTTCAAAAAGAAGGACAAGGGTGGCCTCAATATCACGAGCACAGTGCCCCTGACCCATATCGATCatggcgagatcaaggctgtCATGAGCGAATACCGGATCAACTCTGCAGACATTACTATCCGATGTGACGCCACCGTCGATGACCTGATCGACGttctcgaggccaagagtcGAAG TTACATTCCCGTGGTTTACTgcctcaacaagatcgacTCGATCAGcattgaggagcttgatctgCTGTATCGAATCCCCAACGCCGTGCCCATCAGCTCCGAGCACGGGTGGAACATTGACGAGCTGATGGAGGCCATGTGGGACAAACTCAACCTTGTTCGGGTGTACACGAAGCCCAAGGGCAAGCAGCCCGATTACTCGGCGCCCGTTGTTCTCCGATCCACGCGCTGCACGGTTGAAGACTTT TGTAACGCTATCCACCGAAGCATTACGGAAGTTTTCAAAACGGCCATCGTGTACGGCAAGTCTGTCAAGCATCAGCCGCAGCGAGTCGGGCTGGGACATGAGCTGTGTGACGAAGATGTTG TGACCATTGTTAAACGATGA